Proteins encoded together in one Planctomyces sp. SH-PL14 window:
- a CDS encoding DUF1501 domain-containing protein, whose product MSFENSPPLSRRRFVTGLGAGMGGIGLAQVLAANSSLSPAAVTGLPRAKRIIQLFMNGGPFGPDFFDPKPALLKYEGQRPDAANLRTERKTGGLLPSPFAYQPAGESGVPVSELLPHFAQCIDDVAVLRSVYTDNPNHGPALQMMNTGFIVPTKPSVGAWMLYGLGVENQNLPGYIVLCPGRPVRFSILWSSGFLPGEYQGTYVNHTDMAADKLIPYLRSDRPQADQERQLDLFRALNAEHLAEREADAQLTARIQSMETAFRMQTSASEAFDLSKESEQTRAEYGTGHFANSCLLARRLAERGVRLTQIYYGNGQPWDTHSGHDKSVRGLAQDIDRPMAALLRDLKQRGLLEETLVVWGGEFGRTPTTENGNGRDHNHYGFTMWMAGGGVRGGMTYGETDEFGFKAAVKPVHVHDLHATILHLLGIDHTRLTYRYAGRDFRLTDVHGRVIREIVS is encoded by the coding sequence ATGTCATTCGAGAATTCCCCGCCGCTCTCCCGCCGCCGGTTCGTCACCGGGCTCGGTGCAGGAATGGGTGGCATCGGGCTCGCGCAGGTCCTGGCGGCGAACTCGTCGCTGTCGCCGGCCGCGGTCACCGGCCTCCCGCGGGCCAAGCGGATCATTCAGCTGTTCATGAACGGCGGGCCGTTCGGGCCCGACTTCTTCGATCCCAAGCCGGCTCTCTTGAAGTACGAAGGTCAGCGTCCTGACGCCGCCAACCTGCGGACCGAGCGAAAGACCGGCGGACTGCTGCCGTCGCCATTCGCCTATCAGCCCGCCGGCGAGAGCGGAGTCCCGGTCAGCGAACTTCTGCCGCACTTCGCGCAGTGCATCGACGACGTGGCGGTCCTGCGGTCGGTCTACACCGACAACCCCAACCACGGGCCGGCGCTGCAGATGATGAACACGGGGTTCATCGTCCCCACGAAGCCGAGCGTCGGGGCCTGGATGCTGTACGGCCTCGGCGTCGAGAACCAGAACCTCCCCGGTTACATCGTCCTCTGCCCGGGGCGGCCGGTCCGGTTCTCGATCCTGTGGAGCAGCGGATTCCTCCCCGGCGAGTATCAGGGGACCTACGTCAACCACACCGACATGGCGGCGGACAAGCTGATCCCGTACCTGCGGTCGGACCGGCCACAGGCGGACCAGGAGCGGCAGCTCGACCTCTTCCGGGCTCTCAATGCGGAGCACCTGGCCGAGCGCGAGGCGGACGCCCAGCTCACCGCCCGGATCCAGTCGATGGAAACGGCCTTCCGGATGCAGACGTCCGCGTCCGAGGCATTCGATCTCTCGAAGGAGTCGGAGCAGACGCGGGCGGAGTACGGGACGGGGCATTTTGCCAACTCGTGCCTCCTGGCCCGCCGCCTCGCCGAGCGCGGGGTCCGGCTGACGCAGATCTATTACGGCAACGGCCAGCCGTGGGACACGCACTCGGGGCATGACAAGAGCGTCCGCGGCCTGGCGCAGGACATCGACCGGCCGATGGCGGCGCTCCTTCGCGATCTCAAACAGCGGGGACTCCTCGAAGAGACGCTCGTCGTCTGGGGAGGCGAGTTCGGCCGGACGCCGACGACCGAGAACGGCAACGGCCGCGACCACAACCACTACGGCTTCACGATGTGGATGGCGGGGGGGGGCGTCCGCGGCGGGATGACCTACGGCGAGACCGACGAGTTCGGCTTCAAGGCGGCGGTCAAACCGGTCCACGTCCACGACCTGCACGCGACGATCCTGCACCTGCTGGGGATCGACCACACCCGCCTGACGTACCGTTACGCGGGACGCGATTTCCGCCTGACCGACGTCCACGGCCGCGTGATCCGCGAAATCGTGTCGTGA
- a CDS encoding mandelate racemase/muconate lactonizing enzyme family protein — protein MASSSRASSPIQEHAYERGPRITAIETVIPHDVMAGLVLIRLHTDAGTVDGEPVIGHGESYYLPHAVAAVLHDWMARRLLGADAMAIESHWRFLYERCASFGGMGAEMRALSAVDLALWDIAGQMLGEPVWRLLGGPVKTRIPVYNSCGGPFYGRRRLDAPDSQGWPGHGDPGRSGPLEDNWRSVNEPAELAEELLAEGITAMKLWSLDGIYQRSGGAMIRWPDLEEGLAPLVAIRERVGNRMELMLDGHGFFSVPAATRICEGLREIAPLWVEDLLRPDCVDSMAVLRQRGGIPLAVSEMLITRDAYRQVLERQAADFVMADPTWVGGISETRRIAELAQIYNVPTLMHDCTGPLTLFAGLHVAAAVPNVMWQETVRAHIRTLYPLLIDENVEITNGHAALPERPGLGTRLLPELFSEAHPGYRCTKL, from the coding sequence TTGGCCAGCTCCTCCCGTGCGTCGAGCCCCATTCAGGAGCACGCCTATGAGCGGGGGCCGCGGATCACCGCGATCGAGACCGTGATCCCGCATGACGTCATGGCGGGGCTGGTGCTGATCCGGCTTCACACCGACGCCGGGACCGTTGACGGCGAACCGGTGATTGGCCACGGCGAGTCCTACTATCTGCCGCATGCCGTGGCGGCGGTCCTGCATGACTGGATGGCCCGGCGGCTGCTCGGCGCGGACGCGATGGCGATCGAGAGCCACTGGCGGTTCCTCTACGAGCGGTGCGCGTCCTTCGGCGGCATGGGAGCCGAAATGCGGGCTCTCTCGGCGGTCGATCTCGCGCTGTGGGACATTGCGGGGCAGATGCTGGGGGAGCCGGTCTGGCGGCTTCTGGGAGGCCCGGTCAAGACCCGGATCCCCGTCTACAACAGTTGCGGCGGGCCCTTCTATGGCCGCCGCCGGCTCGACGCGCCCGACTCGCAGGGCTGGCCGGGACATGGCGACCCGGGGCGTTCGGGACCGCTGGAGGACAACTGGCGGAGCGTGAACGAGCCGGCGGAGCTGGCCGAGGAGCTGCTGGCCGAGGGGATCACGGCGATGAAGCTCTGGTCGCTCGACGGCATCTATCAGCGCTCGGGCGGGGCGATGATCCGCTGGCCCGATCTTGAAGAGGGGCTCGCGCCGCTCGTGGCGATCCGGGAGCGGGTCGGCAACCGGATGGAGCTGATGCTCGACGGGCACGGGTTCTTCTCTGTCCCGGCGGCGACGCGGATCTGCGAGGGGCTGCGGGAGATTGCGCCGCTGTGGGTCGAGGATCTGCTCCGGCCCGACTGTGTCGACTCGATGGCGGTGTTGCGGCAGCGGGGCGGGATTCCGCTGGCCGTGAGCGAGATGCTGATTACCCGCGATGCGTACCGACAAGTGCTGGAGCGGCAGGCGGCGGATTTCGTGATGGCGGACCCGACTTGGGTTGGGGGGATCAGCGAGACGCGGCGGATCGCGGAGCTGGCGCAAATCTATAACGTGCCGACGCTGATGCATGACTGCACGGGGCCGCTGACGCTCTTCGCTGGGCTGCATGTTGCGGCGGCGGTGCCGAATGTGATGTGGCAGGAGACGGTTCGGGCGCACATCCGGACGCTGTATCCGCTGCTGATCGATGAGAATGTCGAGATCACGAATGGCCACGCGGCCTTGCCCGAGCGGCCGGGGCTGGGGACGCGGCTCTTGCCGGAGCTGTTCAGTGAAGCGCACCCGGGCTATCGGTGCACGAAGCTGTGA
- a CDS encoding SDR family NAD(P)-dependent oxidoreductase — MHGLDNKIALVTGGSRGLGRNTALQLARAGADVVLTYRTNKAEGEEVVREIQALGRKAVALPLDVSKVETFDSFRESFTKALRETWQRDSFDFLVNNAGIDIAQPFGQVTTEAFDQLMNVHFRGTFFLTQTLAPLVAEGGRIICTSTGLTRFAIPGYAAYASMKGALEIFVKYLAKELGPRKIRANIVAPGAIETDFTKEALAHPGIEDFLKSQTALGRVGVPDDIGGVVTFLCSEEGRWLNAQRVEASGGMFL, encoded by the coding sequence ATGCACGGACTCGACAACAAGATCGCTCTGGTGACAGGAGGAAGCCGCGGGCTGGGACGGAACACCGCCCTGCAACTGGCTCGCGCGGGGGCCGATGTCGTCCTGACCTATCGGACGAACAAAGCCGAGGGGGAGGAGGTCGTCCGGGAAATCCAGGCGCTTGGCCGAAAGGCGGTCGCGCTCCCGCTCGATGTCTCCAAGGTGGAGACGTTCGACTCCTTTCGCGAGTCCTTCACGAAGGCACTCCGGGAGACCTGGCAGCGGGACTCGTTCGATTTCCTGGTCAACAACGCGGGGATCGATATCGCCCAGCCGTTCGGTCAGGTGACGACCGAGGCCTTCGACCAACTCATGAACGTCCACTTCCGCGGGACCTTCTTCCTGACGCAGACGCTCGCGCCGCTCGTCGCCGAAGGGGGCCGGATCATCTGCACCTCGACCGGCCTGACCCGGTTCGCCATCCCGGGCTACGCCGCTTATGCGTCGATGAAGGGGGCCCTCGAGATCTTCGTCAAGTACCTCGCCAAAGAGCTTGGGCCGCGAAAGATCCGCGCCAACATTGTCGCCCCCGGCGCGATCGAGACCGACTTCACCAAGGAAGCCCTCGCGCACCCCGGTATCGAAGACTTCCTCAAGTCGCAGACCGCGCTCGGCCGCGTCGGTGTCCCGGACGACATCGGCGGCGTCGTGACGTTCCTCTGTTCCGAAGAGGGCCGCTGGCTCAACGCCCAGCGGGTCGAGGCCTCCGGCGGGATGTTCCTCTGA
- a CDS encoding TetR/AcrR family transcriptional regulator, with the protein MTEGRTRGRPRSTAAASHEGILNAVFEILQEKSVRELTMEEVARRAGVGKPTLYKWWPSKAALVLDMFEERIAVKLAVPDAKTAEQAIRAQVAEVIRLAGGFFGKVAAEIIAEGQSDPTILEEYRNRYMSRRRAFTTEWIERAQASGEFTRAVTPAVLIDLIYGPIYYRLLIRHEKLDQKFGKEVVDRILSLVRP; encoded by the coding sequence ATGACGGAAGGTCGCACCCGCGGTCGCCCCCGCAGTACGGCGGCCGCGTCGCACGAAGGGATCCTGAACGCCGTGTTCGAGATCCTGCAGGAGAAATCGGTCCGCGAGCTCACCATGGAGGAGGTCGCGCGGCGGGCGGGGGTCGGCAAGCCGACGCTCTACAAGTGGTGGCCCTCCAAAGCGGCGCTCGTCCTCGACATGTTCGAGGAGCGGATCGCCGTGAAGCTGGCGGTGCCGGATGCCAAAACCGCCGAGCAGGCGATCCGGGCCCAGGTGGCCGAAGTGATCCGGCTGGCGGGCGGGTTCTTCGGGAAGGTCGCGGCCGAGATCATCGCCGAGGGGCAGAGCGATCCGACGATTCTGGAAGAGTACCGCAACCGCTACATGAGCCGCCGGCGGGCCTTCACGACGGAGTGGATCGAGCGGGCCCAGGCGAGCGGGGAGTTCACGCGGGCCGTCACCCCCGCGGTGCTGATCGACCTGATCTATGGTCCGATCTACTACCGGCTCCTGATCCGGCACGAGAAGCTCGATCAGAAGTTCGGCAAGGAGGTTGTCGACCGGATTCTGTCGCTCGTCCGGCCGTAG
- a CDS encoding PP2C family protein-serine/threonine phosphatase — translation MFNTHRTWQEELEIIDRTMKAISGVTDPEELIEIYWNGIGDLIGIEDYVAVSRRHIEPPYYLITRSSRFTEHYNPWTEREKLPRMTGGLLGEIAYANRPILIEDLSSRLKEDDPAWFYLQGFQSLVALPQYDTGEGLNVTVMLYPPGRTFNPAIVPMIHWQGGLFGRGTQNLVLRNQLGEALLSLDREMQAVGNIQRSLLPDRMPEIPGFEMAADYETSSRAGGDYYDYFPLDNGEWGLFIADVSGHGTPAAVLMAITHAVAHAQPGTHTPPEALLEYLNTQLAEAYTRDGTFVTAFYAVLNAQDRTLTYARAGHNPPRLVRGDRVLSLDEVGGLPLGLVPGQAYELARVLLEPGDLVLLYTDGIIEATSPPGPSEELFGVGRLDAVLVKCRDCGAEGCLERIRAALTTFTGSAPPPDDQTLFALRVL, via the coding sequence ATGTTCAATACGCATCGGACGTGGCAGGAAGAGCTGGAGATCATCGACCGGACGATGAAGGCCATCTCCGGCGTGACCGATCCTGAAGAGTTGATCGAGATCTACTGGAACGGAATCGGCGACCTGATCGGGATCGAAGACTACGTCGCCGTCTCACGGCGGCATATCGAGCCACCCTACTATCTTATCACCCGCTCGTCCCGGTTCACGGAGCACTACAACCCCTGGACCGAGAGGGAAAAGCTCCCGCGGATGACCGGCGGCCTGCTTGGCGAGATCGCGTACGCCAACCGGCCGATCCTCATCGAGGATCTCTCTTCGCGGCTCAAAGAGGACGACCCGGCCTGGTTCTACCTGCAGGGGTTTCAGTCGCTCGTGGCTTTGCCGCAGTATGACACGGGGGAAGGGCTCAACGTCACCGTCATGCTCTACCCGCCCGGCCGGACGTTCAATCCGGCGATCGTCCCCATGATCCACTGGCAGGGGGGACTCTTCGGTCGCGGGACGCAGAACCTCGTGCTGCGGAACCAGCTTGGTGAGGCGCTCCTGTCGCTCGATCGGGAGATGCAGGCGGTCGGGAACATCCAGCGGTCTCTGCTGCCGGACCGGATGCCCGAGATCCCCGGCTTCGAGATGGCGGCCGATTACGAGACGAGCTCGCGGGCCGGCGGGGATTACTACGACTACTTCCCGCTCGACAACGGCGAATGGGGCCTGTTCATCGCCGACGTCTCGGGTCACGGAACCCCGGCTGCGGTTCTGATGGCGATCACGCACGCTGTCGCGCATGCCCAACCGGGAACGCACACGCCGCCGGAAGCGCTGCTGGAGTACCTCAACACGCAGCTTGCGGAAGCCTACACCCGCGACGGGACGTTCGTGACCGCCTTCTACGCGGTTCTGAACGCACAGGATCGGACGCTGACTTACGCCCGCGCCGGACACAATCCACCGAGGCTGGTCCGCGGCGACCGGGTTCTGTCGCTGGACGAGGTGGGAGGGTTGCCGCTGGGGCTCGTTCCCGGGCAGGCGTATGAACTGGCGCGAGTGCTGCTTGAGCCGGGTGATCTTGTGCTGCTCTATACCGACGGGATTATTGAGGCGACTTCGCCCCCCGGTCCATCGGAGGAGCTGTTTGGCGTCGGGCGGCTTGATGCGGTCTTGGTCAAATGTCGCGACTGCGGTGCCGAGGGTTGTCTGGAGAGGATTCGTGCTGCACTGACGACGTTCACGGGGAGTGCGCCGCCTCCGGACGATCAGACGCTGTTTGCCCTGCGAGTGTTGTAA